The genomic stretch CTGGCACACCATCGTCACTCCCCCCATGGTCTTCGCCGAGCTCACCGCGCGCGTGGTGGCCGAGTTCCACGAGCGCGGGATCGAGAAGCCGGTGGTGGCGTCGCTCGCGGGCGATGTCGAGGTCGAGGAGGCCTGCCAGTACCTCTACGAGCACGGGGTCGTGGCGTACCCGTACACGACCGAGAAGCCGGTGGCCGTGCTCGGTGCGAAGTACCGCTGGGCCAGGGCGGCGGGGCTGTTGGGGGGCGGTTCATGAGGTGAGGGAGGGCGGGGTCGGCCGACGGTGCGCGTCGGCCGACCCCAGGACCCGAGCGCGCACGAAAGGCATTGGACAGGGGGCGCTGGCCAGAACTTTCGACGCAAGGGGTGCAATTAACGTGACAACCACGGACGTTACACAGGTCGCCTCCTACCGGGAGGTGACCGACAGGAACGGACGCGTCTACCGCGTCGGCGAGTCCGACATCGACATCATGGGGCGCAAGCGCAAGTGGATGGTGATCCTGCCCTGGGTCGGCATGATGGGCATCTCCTCGGCCGAGTACGCGTTCGCGTCCGCCGAGGACACTCTCCACGAGGCGCACCATTGGTCCAGCGGCAGCATCTACTGGATGATGACCGTCTGGGTGTTCTGCCAGGCCGCGGTCGCCTTTCCGGCGGGGCGGCTGCGTGAGAACGGCAAGTTGCCGGCGCGCTGGGCGATGATGCTGGGCGCGGCCGGAACGCTGATGGGCTATCTGTCGCTGGCGTACGCGCCGCATGTGGCGATCGCCTTCTTCGGCTTCGGCATGTTCAGCGGCATGGGCGCGGGCATGGTGTACGCCACCTGCGTCAACATGGTCGGCAAGTGGTATCCGGAGCGCAAGGGCGGCAAGACCGGCTTCGTCAACGGCGGTTTCGCCTACGGCTCGGTGCCGTTCGTCTTCATCTTCACCGGCTTCATGGACGGCTCCAACTTCCGCTGGGTGCTGGTGGCGGTCGGTGTCTTCCTCGCCGGGGTGGTGGCCGTCGCCGGCTTCTACTTCCGGGACCCGCCGAAGAACTGGTGGCCGCCGAGCGTCGACCCGCTGAACCCGCCGGAGGACCCGCGGGCCCGGCGCGCGCTGGAGAAGAACCCCCCGGCCGACAAGCAGTACTCCCCTCTGGAGGCGTGGAAGACCGGCCGGGTGGCGCTCCTGTGGTTCTGTCTCGCCTGCACCTCCGGCGTGAACATCTTCGGCATCGCCTTCCAGGTCGACATCGGCGAGGACGCGGGCTTCGCGGGCGGGATCGTGGCCACGGCGATGTCGCTGAAGGCGATCGTCAACGGCACGGGCCGCGGCGTCATCGGCTGGCTCTCCGACCTCTACGGCCGCAAGCTGTGCCTGCTCTATGTGTGCGCCATTCTGGGCCTGGCCCAGTTCGGCATCATCTGGTCGGCCGAGATGAAGAACCTGACGCTGTTCCTGATCTTCTCCGCCATCTCCGGCTTCGGCGGCGGTGCCATCTTCCCGATGTTCGCGGCGCTGACGGCGGACTACTTCGGTGAGAACAACAACGCCACCAACTACGGGATGGTGTACAGCTCCAAGCTCGTCTCCGGTCTGGGCGCGGGCATGGGCTCCGTGGTCGTCGGCGCCTGGGGCTACAACGGCGCCTTCACCCTGGCGGGCTGCATCTCGATCTTCGCCGGCTTCATGGCCCTGTTCCTCAGCCCGCCGGGACGCAACAACAAGCGCCGTATCACTCCCAACCCGCAACCCCTCGGCGAGGAAATGACGTGACCTGACGGAACAGTCCGACGCCGCGAACCGTCCCTGCCACCACCTGGCGCAAACGTGAGGAGGCCCTCCCCGTCCGGGGAGGGCCTCCTCAGGCGTGTACGGCTGTCAGCACTTCTCGCGCAGGGAGTGCAGATGCTCGCTGGAGCGCCGGGCGAAGGTGAAGGACTCGGCCGGGTTGTCGTGCTCGGCCTGCCAGTGGTGGGCGAGCCGTTCGCCGCGCAGCCTGGTCACACCGGAGATGAACCGCTGGTAGTCGATGTCTCCGTCGCCGACGTCGACCATGCGGTAGCCGTAGGTGTTGGCCGGGTCGCTGACGCCGTCCTTGACGTGGAAGAGCGGGTAGCGGTGGGGCTGCTTGAGCACGTAGTCGAGCGGGTCGAAGGGCGCGGGCGTGCCGTCGGGCCGCTTGGAGAAGCGGAACTGGCCGGAGTACGCCCAGAAGATGTCCATCTCCAGGAAGACGAGGTCGGGGTCGGTCTCGGCAAGCAGCACGTCGTAGAGCCGGACCTTGGGGTTGTCGGTGGCGAAGGAGAACTCCTCGGAGTGGTTGTGCTGGTAGAACTTCATGCCGCGGGCCCGGGCCGCGGCGCCGTAGGTGTTGAACTCCTCGGCGGCCCGCTTCCAGGCGTCGACGGTCGAGCCGTAGCGGAAGGGCCCCGAGGCGGTGCCGATGTGCTTCAGGCCGAGCGCCTGGGCGTCGTCGAGAACCTTGGTGAGGTTCTGGGCGAAGGTGTAGGCGTTCGGGTCGTCGGAGTAGTAGCCGACGTGGCTGCCGATCGGGTTCAGACCGTGGTTGCGGGCCAGCCGCTTGAGCTGGGCGAGGGTGATGGGGCCCGCAGAGCCCTGGGTGTAGCCCGCGAACTCGACCTCGTCGTAGCCGTACTTCTCCAGTTCGGCGAAGACGGCCGCGAAGCCGAGGGTGGAGACCTTGTCGCGCAGGCTGTAGAGCTGGATGCCGAGCCGGCCGGGCGGCAGGACGGGACGGCCGCGGCCCGCGGCGGCGCTGTCGGCGTCGGTGGCGGCCGTGGCGGGAGTCGCCGCGGCGCCCAGCAGGGCGGCGGCGGTGGCACCGGCGGCCACGCCGAGCATGCCGCGTCTGCTGAGGCGGCGGTCGAGTTCGGGATCGGTGGAGAAGGTGCGGCTCATGCTGGAACTCCTCGTGATCACGGGGCGTTGTCAGTGGTGAGTGCTTCACTGGGGACCAGTCGGACGTGAGGGGTTCAGCCCTCAGGCCAGACCGGCGAGTCGGAGCAGGAGTGACTTCACATCGGTGGCCGCCAGGCGGTCACCGACGGCGCGGGGGGTGGAGCAGATGAGGAGCGGACCGTCGTCGTCGCTCGCGGGAAGGCGGCCGTGGCTGCCGCGAATAGGTGAAGGGTCCAGGGGCACCACCGCCATGCGGTA from Streptomyces davaonensis JCM 4913 encodes the following:
- a CDS encoding sugar phosphate isomerase/epimerase family protein, with product MSRTFSTDPELDRRLSRRGMLGVAAGATAAALLGAAATPATAATDADSAAAGRGRPVLPPGRLGIQLYSLRDKVSTLGFAAVFAELEKYGYDEVEFAGYTQGSAGPITLAQLKRLARNHGLNPIGSHVGYYSDDPNAYTFAQNLTKVLDDAQALGLKHIGTASGPFRYGSTVDAWKRAAEEFNTYGAAARARGMKFYQHNHSEEFSFATDNPKVRLYDVLLAETDPDLVFLEMDIFWAYSGQFRFSKRPDGTPAPFDPLDYVLKQPHRYPLFHVKDGVSDPANTYGYRMVDVGDGDIDYQRFISGVTRLRGERLAHHWQAEHDNPAESFTFARRSSEHLHSLREKC
- a CDS encoding OFA family MFS transporter → MTTTDVTQVASYREVTDRNGRVYRVGESDIDIMGRKRKWMVILPWVGMMGISSAEYAFASAEDTLHEAHHWSSGSIYWMMTVWVFCQAAVAFPAGRLRENGKLPARWAMMLGAAGTLMGYLSLAYAPHVAIAFFGFGMFSGMGAGMVYATCVNMVGKWYPERKGGKTGFVNGGFAYGSVPFVFIFTGFMDGSNFRWVLVAVGVFLAGVVAVAGFYFRDPPKNWWPPSVDPLNPPEDPRARRALEKNPPADKQYSPLEAWKTGRVALLWFCLACTSGVNIFGIAFQVDIGEDAGFAGGIVATAMSLKAIVNGTGRGVIGWLSDLYGRKLCLLYVCAILGLAQFGIIWSAEMKNLTLFLIFSAISGFGGGAIFPMFAALTADYFGENNNATNYGMVYSSKLVSGLGAGMGSVVVGAWGYNGAFTLAGCISIFAGFMALFLSPPGRNNKRRITPNPQPLGEEMT